The stretch of DNA CCTCAGCTTCCGGAATGCCCATCCCAATTAATGCTCCAGCTAGTCCGCCTGTACCTGCACCGACTGCAGCTCCGGTTAACATAGCTACAATAGGACCTGCTGCCAGAAGTGGCCCAATTCCCGGAATTGCAAGCGCTCCTACACCTACCAATAATCCCGCGGCTCCCCCAAGAAGCCCTCCAGTTGCCTTTAATTCCTCAACCGCCCGAAATAGTAGACGAATAACATGGGATGGCAAATATATAGTTTTTTCTATTTTTTCTTCTTGTTCTTCAACTCACGGCCCCGTAAGTTGAAGAACGACTAAATTTACAATCGTACTATTTTGCCCCTCACTCTTTTGATTCATTTTCATTTGCAACTTTATTTATTCTTTCTAGCATTGTCGGATGTGAATAACGAAACCATTTTACGAGTAGTGGAGGATTCACCTCATTCAATCCTGCCTTCGTAAGTTCTTGAAAAGTTTTGACAGCTGCCTCCGGGTCGTCCATTAGGTTTATTGCATACTGATCAGCTCTTGTTTCCTGATATCTAGAAATATAATTTGAAATTGGACTTGAAACGAATAATAGAAAAGATGTAATAAGTAAAAATAATGGCAATGAATGAATAGCGTTTACTCGTTTAATTTTTAATACACGTCCAAAGCGATGGATAGCCCAAGGCATTATTTTAGCGGTTAACCAGAGCCCGACAAGCATCATTAGGATATAACGAGCGATTCCAAAATATATATGTTTCTCCACATAATGCCCCATCTCATGAGCCATGATGAAGAGAATTTCATTTTCTGATAAGCGGTTCAAAGTCGTATCCCATAATACTATTCTTGAATTATTCCCAATCCCCGTAACATAAGCATTTAGAGCATTTGTCTTTTCCGCCATGTTAACTTCATACACATGTTCTGTTGGAATTTTTGCTTGCTCAGCCAACGTGAGAATTTTCGTCTCTAATTCTTTATTTGTTAGTGGATAAAAATCATTATATAAGGGGTCGATTATTACTGGTTGAATAAACATGAGGAAAATGGAGAAAGGAATCATTAGTAACCAGGCATTGAACCACCATCTCTTTGTGCTTTTATTTATAAGCCAATAAAGAACCGTTACAATCACTACAGTCGTTCCTAAGTTAACCCAAAAATCAATGACATTATCTCGCATCCAAGAATTGAAATCCTGGGTACTAATCCCATATTTTTTACTTAAGAAATATCTGTAATAGTCTAAAGGAAATAAAACAATAAACGTAAGAACAGACAGTAAAAATACATATACTGCATTTTGCAAAATTGCCCATTTTTTTTGCAAAGGAATCCATCTTTCAAACGCTTGTGAAAGTCCAGTAATCAGTATAAATAAATAGACAAGCCATTCAAACGGTATTGATACAAAAAAGAGAAAATTCTTTATTCTTGAATACTCCTCACTAAGGTACAATTCTCGATCCGACATAAAAACATGCGGATCTGCAACAGTTCCTTTTAAAGTTGCAGGTATACCCCCACTGCCACTATGGAAGATATAAACATACATCAGGAAAGCATATACCCCAAATAAGAAAAGAGCATTAATTCCCCATTTTTTCGTCAAATCCACTTCACCTCCACTCACTCTCTCTTACATACATTTAGTGTAATCAAAAACGGAAAAGATAGAACCATATTCTAACAAATATGCTTTATTTCCAACTATTCTATTAAGAAAAGCCCACTTTGGACGGACTTAGAGATATCATCACAGAGTATTTATTAAAATGAAAGGAGTGCTGTATTAAAGCCAATATCTAATCAAAACCTAACGAACAATTGGCATGCACATCCGAGTGGACAGATTCTTTTGGTTACTGGCGGAAGAGGCTGGTATTAGGAAAAAGGAAAACCTGCTCAAGAAATATATCCAGGAGATGTAGTGGAAATACTTCCAAATGTAAACACTGGCATGGTGCTGCAGCTGATAGTTGGTTTGTTCATCTTGCCATTGATCCAGATACAACAGTAGGTCCTCCTGAATGGTTCGAAAAATGCGTTAATCCTTCTTTCTATAACCTTAACACCTAAACAAAAAACGCCTAAAACCTTTATCTATCAAGGGTTTTGGGCGTTACAAGAATGGTGGGTTATTTGCGTTAAAACGATACATGCGGAGCATACCTGTAAATACCGAAAGCTAAAACTGCTCCGATAGTTCAATAAGAAAAAAGGCTTCATTCCTTATTGAAGTAAAGCACCCGTTTGTTGAAGAAGGTTATTTAAAATTATCAATATTAAAGTGGAACCAACTTTATCCTACTATTTTAGGCGATGAGCATTACCCTTCAAACACTACATTGTTTTCTTCGTATGTCAAAGGACCAACTACATTGATTTCATTTCCAAGTTGCGCTGCTAATTGGAGTACATAAAATACTGCCTATTCAGGCTCTTCATTTTTTAATTCCGTTTTACATACTAGCTCATACTTTGTCTTATCTTTCCAATATTGCTCCAAAGATATAGTTACAATTTTATAGTTTACTGCAGACGTTGAAGCAACCAATAAAATGCTAAAACAAAAATAAGGCAAGACGCTGAGATCATCATTTTACGATACCATGGGAACCTGCGCAGCCAATTCAAGAGAGGCAGTAATAGACACAATACCATGAACTGACCCGTTTCCACTCCTAAATTAAATGAGAGGAGTGTGCCAATCAGATTGCTCTTTGGAAGTCCTATTTCAGTCAAAGCCCCGGCGAAACCCATACCGTGAATCAGGCCAAATATGGCTGTCAATAGCCACCGCCATTTCACCTTTTGAACAAATATATTTTCCACTGCCACATAACAGATGGTCAGCGCTATAAAAACTTCGACCCAATGCGAACTGACCTGAATACGGTCGGTGGCCACCAAGAATAGTGTTATGCTGTGGCCGATTGTAAAAGCAGTAACAATTTTCAACGCATCCTTGAAGCGAGATGCGATTAATACTAAGGATAACAAAAACAGCATATGATCGAACCCGGTCAAAATGTGTTCGATTCCAAGTACAAAGTATTTCCATAGGACGGATTCACTTTCAGGCTGAGCAATGGTGATCTGAACATCTTTTTTTTTGGTATCAAGAATATTCTGATAGAAATAATCCCCTGAATGGACCAAAAGTACATTCGTATGTAGAGGCGCATCTTCAAACATCAGATTGTAATGAAGATTAAATTGTTCGATAGCTTCATCGGCGGTTATCCTTAATTTAAAAATTACGCCAATCGTGGAACCCTTTTCTGCCAACTCCATCGAAAGCATTTCCATCGTTAAGGGCTTCGAATCCACATCTATACGAAGATCTTTCTGTAATACCGATTCGATTCTTTCTTTCTGCGAGGACAGTTCCTCGTTATCCAGATATTTATCCTTGTTGGTATCAAATTGTTCCAGCATGTCTATTTGATCAAGAAAAAGTTCATAGTCAATCGTTTTCCCTTTAATGTTTAAATTCGAGTAACCCCTACTTTTGTCGGTATGGGCAAATGAAGTGCTGGCATTCGCACAAAATAATAAGGTGACTATGAACAAGGACAGGAATGCACGTAGTTTCAAAGCGAGACCTCTTTTCATCAAAGTTAAAATCTAAACCCTCGGAGCGAATCGTAATTGTGTCAATAAATATTGAGCGCCTTAATATAGAACGTCCCGCAGCAAATATTTTGCCGCGGGACCTCTTTTCATCAAAGTTTAAATCTAATCCCTTGTGCGAATCGTAATTGTGTCAATAAATATTGAGCGTCTTGCAGCACATGCTGCTGTGATTTCCTCCCATACAACATTCACTGCCCCTGTTGTTCCGTCATTGTATATGGCCTCAACCTTTGCAGGAAGTGCGGGTATTGCCTATGCTCGTATTCACGGCAACCGGTTTGAAGTCTACGATGTCTTCGGTATTACACTTTCTGTTTCAAGGACGCTAATCTCCGTAGCCGGAAGCACTGGCGCTAAAATTTTCATTTCCGACAAACCGACATTTGGTCCGCTTCCACCGGATACCTGGAATTTGACCCATGTCACCGTCTTGTCAGGGAAAGTTACAGAATAAGCGCTCCCGTCATTCGGGATTCCTGAAACCGTCACAGTGCTTCCGTCGCTAAAGGTAAGTGTTCCGCCGGGCGCCCAGTCAGCTAAATAGGGCCGATCATAGAAGGTAATCTTGCTGATCGTTTGATTCGTCGTCCAATTCACCTGGATCCATGGATTCTGTTCTCCCTTGGACGCCCATTCGCCCGATTGCCCTATGATGCCATCGAACACTTTGTCGGGAGAACGAGCGGCATCGTAATACGATGAAGCGGTAACTGCGGCGGTCCACGCTGGGATCTTATTAACAGTTACTCTAATGCTTGTTGTTAAAGGCACGTTATTGGGATTTGCCACCCCATTTGGCAAAGTTACAGTTCCATTTACAGTGAAGGTCTGCGCCGTCGTGGCAGTGGGATCATAGTTTGAAGCATCTACATTCCATGTCACATTGGCATTATCCACCTTGCCTGCATCGGTATCCAAGGATACTTTCTTTGGAAATCCAAGGGCGTCCGCTGTCTTCGCCGTTCCGATTGCCACCTCTGTGATGTCAGCAGGTACTGTGATGCTGTTCAATTTTTTTTCTTGAATTTCTATCAATTCAAACCAGCGAAAAACCCAAAAACCTGCATTTACATTCAGCCTTATTTTATGTGAGCCTTCACTCAGTCTGACCGTTTCGGATTTAATGACATAGTTGGTCGGACCCCCGGTTGAGATTGAGGTTCTCGTTTGAGGTACTCCATCTACCAGGAATTCAACCTCTCCCGTATACCCCGCGTTTGATGCTACCTTGTAATTTAATTGATAGAATCCCGATTTTGCCACATCTACGTTATATTCCATCCAGTCGCCTATTTCCATAGCACCCACTCGCCATGCGGGTCCGCCATCATTAATCCGTTGATTTCTAAGTACAGCACCCTGTTTCGAATTGTAGTTTGCACTTTCTATCCTTCCTGGCACCAATGCTGAACCAGGCAATACATCTAAAATATTTACATTAAAGCTGGCTGTCTTTCCACCTAGAGTCACAGCCAGTTGCACTTTTCCTATACGAAAGGACTTAAAGCCGGTAATATTATCAACCGTTACGTTTTCCACTTTTGTTGTTCCATCGCTGTAAGTGCCTGTCACAACCAGCCCGTCTATATTAAGCCCATCTCCCTGCAGGTAATTCAACTTTGTTGGCAGTTTAGTTATTTCGATGCTTTGCAACTTAACGTTAGAAGTCTCGTTGGCAATTGCCATGATCTGATCTGTAGACAATGCTTGATTGTAAACCCTTACTGCATCAATACGTCCATTGAAGCTTTGTTGGCCTCTACTGTCTGCACCGATATACGTTCCCGTTGTTGGCGTATAAGGAGCTGTTGTATTATTGGTTACCGGTGTGCTCTTGCCATTGATATAAAGCTCCCAGGTGCCGCTTCTTCTTGCCGCCGTGATATTGGTCCATTGGCCCGCCGTCAAAGCAGTCTGCGATCCAAGGATCGTCTGCCCGTTGATTGCAATGGACACCTTATCGCCTTGGTCATGATCCAACACGATGGAATATCCATTGGTAAAGCCATCACCATTGGACAATATTTGTTGAGATCCTGAGGTTGCACCATTCCACTTCACCCAGGCTGTTAG from Paenisporosarcina sp. FSL H8-0542 encodes:
- a CDS encoding HupE/UreJ family protein, with the translated sequence MKLRAFLSLFIVTLLFCANASTSFAHTDKSRGYSNLNIKGKTIDYELFLDQIDMLEQFDTNKDKYLDNEELSSQKERIESVLQKDLRIDVDSKPLTMEMLSMELAEKGSTIGVIFKLRITADEAIEQFNLHYNLMFEDAPLHTNVLLVHSGDYFYQNILDTKKKDVQITIAQPESESVLWKYFVLGIEHILTGFDHMLFLLSLVLIASRFKDALKIVTAFTIGHSITLFLVATDRIQVSSHWVEVFIALTICYVAVENIFVQKVKWRWLLTAIFGLIHGMGFAGALTEIGLPKSNLIGTLLSFNLGVETGQFMVLCLLLPLLNWLRRFPWYRKMMISASCLIFVLAFYWLLQRLQ
- a CDS encoding M48 family metallopeptidase, giving the protein MTKKWGINALFLFGVYAFLMYVYIFHSGSGGIPATLKGTVADPHVFMSDRELYLSEEYSRIKNFLFFVSIPFEWLVYLFILITGLSQAFERWIPLQKKWAILQNAVYVFLLSVLTFIVLFPLDYYRYFLSKKYGISTQDFNSWMRDNVIDFWVNLGTTVVIVTVLYWLINKSTKRWWFNAWLLMIPFSIFLMFIQPVIIDPLYNDFYPLTNKELETKILTLAEQAKIPTEHVYEVNMAEKTNALNAYVTGIGNNSRIVLWDTTLNRLSENEILFIMAHEMGHYVEKHIYFGIARYILMMLVGLWLTAKIMPWAIHRFGRVLKIKRVNAIHSLPLFLLITSFLLFVSSPISNYISRYQETRADQYAINLMDDPEAAVKTFQELTKAGLNEVNPPLLVKWFRYSHPTMLERINKVANENESKE
- a CDS encoding LamG-like jellyroll fold domain-containing protein, coding for MLFLKRLKKSFLSLMLVNVALLGVVGSISAESSAAGAENTTEDPIFSFMSMSDTHSDTGKTAKAVTDAKNNNVSAIVLAGDITNLGDSGEYDAIRNAIDSVKDHPPVYYAMGNHEYDWQPDFNVAKNRFIQKAGIPEEKVYYHREIQDYDFIFLGFDKKPTNYAYMSDEQLAWFESKLAENAVPDKPIFVFTHNPVHQTVSKSYSSDNYNENLVQEQKFRNILEKYPQVILTTGHLHDDTKIEGNMYTNGFTAVRDGAVLNNQAMIVDVYKDKLHIKGRDVNTQKTIWEGTMSLHPNTTGMYEAEDSVFAYATAGEDINPSGGKYVKMNDGKAYIESLKVDGGASGGNKILKIRYATDAANVTKGIYVNGAKVQTLSFPTTGSMSSYNELVVPVELNPGPNNKIVIKSDSNAAGVNIDKFQIIDGNDPKRMWGFNGNGNDSIKNGFNATLHGSAAFDKTDKMEGSASLILNGADGNYASTDLVSNKKNNLTLTAWVKWNGATSGSQQILSNGDGFTNGYSIVLDHDQGDKVSIAINGQTILGSQTALTAGQWTNITAARRSGTWELYINGKSTPVTNNTTAPYTPTTGTYIGADSRGQQSFNGRIDAVRVYNQALSTDQIMAIANETSNVKLQSIEITKLPTKLNYLQGDGLNIDGLVVTGTYSDGTTKVENVTVDNITGFKSFRIGKVQLAVTLGGKTASFNVNILDVLPGSALVPGRIESANYNSKQGAVLRNQRINDGGPAWRVGAMEIGDWMEYNVDVAKSGFYQLNYKVASNAGYTGEVEFLVDGVPQTRTSISTGGPTNYVIKSETVRLSEGSHKIRLNVNAGFWVFRWFELIEIQEKKLNSITVPADITEVAIGTAKTADALGFPKKVSLDTDAGKVDNANVTWNVDASNYDPTATTAQTFTVNGTVTLPNGVANPNNVPLTTSIRVTVNKIPAWTAAVTASSYYDAARSPDKVFDGIIGQSGEWASKGEQNPWIQVNWTTNQTISKITFYDRPYLADWAPGGTLTFSDGSTVTVSGIPNDGSAYSVTFPDKTVTWVKFQVSGGSGPNVGLSEMKILAPVLPATEISVLETESVIPKTS